A region from the Citrobacter koseri ATCC BAA-895 genome encodes:
- a CDS encoding AroM family protein, whose amino-acid sequence MSASLAILTIGVVPMSEVLPLLTEYIDEQHITHHSLLGEISREEVLAEYAVEAGDDPLLTLLSDNQIVHVSRQKVERDLQSIIEVLDNQGYDVILLMNTAAINSMTARNTILLEPLRIIPPLVASIVDGHQVGVIVPVEELLDVQARKWQVLQRPPVFSLANPVQGSEQQLIDAGKDLLEQGADVIMLDSIGFNQRHRDLLQRALDVPVLLSNVLIARLASELLG is encoded by the coding sequence ATGAGTGCGTCGTTGGCTATCCTCACGATCGGCGTTGTGCCAATGAGCGAAGTGCTGCCGCTTCTGACGGAGTATATCGATGAGCAACATATTACCCATCATAGTCTGTTGGGTGAGATCAGCCGTGAAGAGGTGTTGGCGGAGTACGCCGTCGAGGCCGGAGACGATCCGCTATTAACGTTGCTCAGTGATAACCAAATCGTCCATGTTTCGCGCCAGAAAGTGGAGCGCGACCTGCAAAGTATTATCGAAGTGCTGGATAACCAGGGCTACGATGTCATTTTATTGATGAATACCGCCGCGATTAACAGTATGACCGCGCGTAACACGATCCTGCTGGAGCCGTTGCGTATTATCCCGCCGTTAGTGGCGTCGATTGTTGATGGCCACCAGGTGGGCGTGATTGTGCCGGTTGAAGAGTTACTGGATGTGCAGGCGAGAAAATGGCAGGTCTTACAACGTCCTCCGGTCTTTTCTTTGGCGAATCCCGTGCAGGGATCGGAACAACAACTGATTGATGCCGGTAAAGATTTGCTGGAACAGGGCGCGGATGTGATCATGCTGGATTCCATTGGATTTAATCAGCGTCATCGTGATTTATTGCAAAGAGCGCTGGATGTTCCGGTCTTGCTCTCTAATGTATTGATTGCACGGCTGGCTTCGGAATTACTCGGTTAA
- a CDS encoding YaiI/YqxD family protein: MTIWVDADACPNVIKEILYRASERMQMPLILVANQNLRVPPSRFIRTLRVPAGFDVADNEIVRQCEAGDLVITADIPLASEVLEKGAAALNPRGERYTESTIRERLTMRDFMDTLRASGIQTGGPDSLSPRDRQHFAAELDKWWLEVQRRTR, encoded by the coding sequence ATGACAATATGGGTGGATGCGGATGCGTGTCCGAATGTGATTAAAGAGATTCTGTACCGTGCGTCTGAACGTATGCAGATGCCGCTTATTCTGGTGGCAAACCAGAATTTACGCGTACCGCCTTCGCGTTTTATCCGCACACTGCGCGTACCCGCCGGATTTGATGTCGCTGACAACGAGATTGTGCGTCAGTGCGAAGCCGGAGATTTGGTCATTACGGCGGATATCCCGCTGGCCTCTGAAGTGCTGGAAAAAGGGGCGGCGGCGCTGAATCCACGCGGTGAACGCTATACGGAGTCAACGATCCGCGAACGCCTGACAATGCGTGATTTTATGGATACCCTGCGCGCCAGCGGGATTCAGACGGGCGGGCCGGACAGCCTTTCTCCGCGCGATCGCCAGCATTTCGCCGCCGAGCTGGATAAGTGGTGGCTGGAAGTCCAGCGCAGAACGCGCTAA
- the ppnP gene encoding pyrimidine/purine nucleoside phosphorylase: MLQSNEYFSGKVKSIGFTSSSTGRASVGVMAEGEYAFSTAAPEEMTVVSGALNVLLPGETEWKVYAAGEVFNVPGQSEFHLQVAEPTSYLCRYL, from the coding sequence ATGCTACAAAGTAACGAATACTTTTCCGGCAAAGTGAAATCGATCGGCTTTACCAGCAGCAGTACTGGTCGCGCCAGTGTCGGCGTGATGGCGGAAGGCGAATATGCCTTTAGCACTGCCGCGCCGGAGGAGATGACGGTGGTCAGTGGCGCGTTGAACGTACTGCTTCCGGGGGAAACCGAGTGGAAAGTCTACGCAGCGGGCGAGGTGTTTAACGTCCCTGGCCAAAGTGAGTTCCATTTGCAGGTGGCTGAACCGACGTCCTATCTTTGCCGCTATTTATAA
- the aroL gene encoding shikimate kinase AroL — protein MTQPLFLVGPRGCGKTTTGMALAQAVDFQFVDTDRWLQSHVQMTVAEIVDREGWDSFRARETAALKAVTAPSTVVATGGGIILTEYNRRYMRENGIVIYLSAPVSTLVNRLEAAPEEGLRPTLTGKPLSEEVQEVLEQRDALYREAAHYIIDASHAPDQVVSEILAALSQTAQRLQGGVYN, from the coding sequence ATGACGCAACCTCTCTTTCTTGTTGGCCCTCGCGGCTGTGGTAAAACAACAACCGGTATGGCGCTTGCGCAGGCAGTGGATTTCCAGTTTGTTGATACCGATCGGTGGTTGCAATCGCACGTCCAGATGACGGTTGCGGAAATTGTTGACCGGGAAGGGTGGGACAGCTTTCGCGCCAGAGAAACAGCAGCGCTGAAGGCGGTTACCGCGCCGTCAACGGTGGTTGCGACGGGGGGAGGGATCATCCTCACCGAATACAATCGTCGCTATATGCGCGAAAATGGCATTGTGATTTATTTAAGCGCGCCAGTGTCCACGCTGGTGAACCGGCTGGAGGCCGCGCCAGAAGAGGGACTGCGCCCGACGCTAACCGGCAAGCCCTTAAGTGAAGAGGTGCAGGAAGTGCTCGAACAGCGCGACGCGCTGTATCGTGAAGCCGCGCATTACATCATCGATGCGAGCCATGCCCCTGACCAGGTTGTTTCTGAAATTCTTGCGGCGTTGTCGCAGACGGCGCAACGATTGCAGGGCGGCGTCTATAATTAA
- the yaiA gene encoding protein YaiA — translation MPTKPPYPREAYIVTVEKGTPGQTVTWYQLRADYPEPNALISEHPSAQEAMDAKTRYEDPDKS, via the coding sequence ATGCCAACAAAACCGCCTTATCCCCGGGAAGCGTATATCGTCACCGTTGAGAAAGGAACGCCAGGTCAGACGGTGACCTGGTACCAGCTTCGCGCCGACTATCCCGAACCCAACGCACTGATCAGCGAGCATCCTTCCGCGCAGGAAGCGATGGATGCCAAAACGCGCTATGAAGATCCCGATAAAAGCTGA